ACTTAAAATGCGTAAATAAATTGGTATTTAAAAATTAATTCGACTTTTTAAAGTTGGCGGCCACTGATTTAGAATCGAAATGCTGAATATAGTTCACTGTATATAGATAGTATGCATTTTTTATTAATTTACTTGTTATCTATTTAGTTTTTAAATCATAAAGATAAATAATAAAAAGGGAGGTTAAGATGATTTTTATTGAACCACTATCTGAAAAAGGGCATCAAAATTTTAATAAAAGTTTCATAAGCTTGTTTGCGAACAAACATAGAGTAATCTTTTGTGCCGATAATCATCATTTAAATAATGTTGAAAAAAAACTTACTTTTAATAGTGCTCTTATTTCGAAGAAAAATCCTTTTTTTTATAAATTAAGGCAATTTTTGATACTTTTCAAATCCTTGTTTAAGATAAGAGGAAGTCGTTCTCCTTACGTTATTTTCCTTTCATATGATTTAGTGTCATTTTCACTATTTAGTCATTTCTTATGTATGATTTTTCCTAATAAGAAATTTTATGTCGTTGAGCATAATACATTTGTTCCTGATGATAATCTAAAATTTTTATTTTTTAGGTTTATATCTAAGAAAGTTAAACATATATGTTTGGCAGAGTTTATTGAAAGTGAAATCTCTAGATTAGGGAAGCGAGCCTTATTTATTACTCATCCTTTTGGTTTTTATGATTCAATTAGCAATAATCTCGAAATGGAATATCCAGAGTGTTCGGGCGGATTTGCATTTATGCCCTCATCTAATATAGATAAAAAAATTTCACGGGTGGTTGAAAATCTGGTTGTTAAAAGTAAAGTAAATTGTGCATTACTTTACAAAGGGGGAGGGGACTACAGAAAAGGTAAATTAGTTTCACAAACGTATTTTCAAGACTATCCGAATCTTATTTCTTCTGCGAGTTTGATTATTATACCTCAGAAGTTCGAATTCAGAGTTAGTGGAGTTTTTTTTGAATCTATAGCCAGTAGCGGATCAATTATATTGATGTCAGATTGTGCTTATTCAAGGGCGATGAGCTCTATATTTAAAGGTAGTGTGATAATGATTGAGGACTTAATTGGTTTAGATGATCCCTTGTCTTTTTTATTGGGTCTTGAAGTTGACTTTTCTTTTAGAAAGTCGGTTGTTAGGCAACTGAAAGAAAGAACTTCGGATAATTTAAGGCGAGAGTTTTATGCATAATTTAAAAAATTACCTGCGTTATCTTTTTGTATTTTTCTGGAATTCTTTTTTTTGTCATTTCCCTTCATATACGTTACGGTATATTTTGTTGAAGTATGTTTATCGAGCTAATCTTGGGCGTTGCACTATTCATAGGGGGGTTAGATTTTTTAGTCCTTGGAAACTACATGTCGGTGACGGGACTAATATTCAGTACGGATGCTTTTTGGATTGCAGAGGGGGTCTAATCATTGGGGATAATGTGGATATAACTTTGGGGGTCCGTATTCTATCACAGTACCATGATATAGACTCTCCAAATTACGAAACAAAGAGCGCGATAGTTTCTATCGAGAATTATTCAATTATTGGTTCGTATGCTCTTATTTTGCCTGGTGTTCAAGTTTCAGAGGGCACCGTCATCGGTGCAGGGAGTGTAGTCGTATCTAATACCAAAAAGTTTTCTTTATATGCAGGAAATCCAGCAGTTTTAAAGCGGAGTCGGGCTCCTTTATTATCTTATATCCCCTACTATAAAAGGCCATTCCATTAATGAAAAAAATCGCTATCGTAGATCCTTCTTCCTATGCACTTCCTTATGATTATCATTTTGTGAAGTCACTTTCGGGAAGTTATATAATAGACTTTTATTGTTCAGAGACTAAGTTTAATAATGATTATATTAAAAAGATTAAGAATATAAATAATGTGCGTGTTAAAAAATACTCTATTTCTAATGTGGGTAGGGTTTTTGGGGTTGCTAGTCTTTTTAGAATGTACTTATCAATTTTTTTATCACGTAATGACTACGCGTCGATAAATATACAATGGTCTGTTTTTAGAGTTTTTGATTTGCTTTTTTATTTTTTGATTAGGAATTCGCTCGTATTTACGTTTCATAATGCTAAGCCGCATAATTTGAAAAGGAAGCGCTCAATTTTCGATTTTTTTATTTTTAAGCTTTCTAAAAAAATTGTTTTCGTTAGTAAGTATACAATGGATGAGTTTTTAAATATACATTCCATTAAGCAGAGGGATGTTTTTCTTCTAAACCATGGATGCATGCCGCTTGTAGGTAATGAACACGCCTTAGGTAATATAGTCTCTAGTGATACCACAGGGGGGGTGAAAGCGGTTTTTTGGGGAAACGTGAAAGAGTATAAAGGGGTTGATTTTTTAGTTGATTCATTAGAAAGATTGAAAGAAAATAAATTAGATCTGGAAGTATACGGCAAGTTCGATCTTGATATGAAGAAATATTATGAAAAGCTAATCTTAAATGGCTGTATCTCTGTAGACGACTATTTAAGTTTGGAAGATGTAGCAAATATTCTAAATCGACCAAGTGTTCTCGTTGTGCTTCCTTATAAGAATGCTTCGCAATCAGGAGTGATGTATAATCTGCTTGCTCATGGTGTTCCTTTTGTGTCATCAAGAACCGGGGAAGCATATAGATTTTTATCCGAGAATCGCCTTCACGGTCTGACATTTGAATATGGAGACACAGACTCGTTGATACGAGCATTTCTTTACTTTGTTGACAATAGGCCAGCAATCCTTGAAAGACTTAAATGTGTAAAGCAAGATTTAGATTGGACATATGATACGAAAGTTTTAGCGGAAATATTTGGGTGATATTTTGAAGGTTTCTATAATAACGGCTACATATAATTCCCAAGAATATATTAGCAAAACATATGAAAGTATAAAGAAACAAACTTATAAAGACTGGGAGTGGATTGTTACTGATGATTGCTCTAGTGATGATACTTACTCTATTCTATCATCAATAGCTGACAATGATATTAGGGTCAAGTTGTTTGTCAATAAGGTTAATAGTGGGGCTGCGATAGCTAGAAATAACTCCTTGGATTTTGCAAGTGGGGAATTTGTTGCATTTATCGACTCTGATGATTTATGGGAGCCTGAAAAGCTATCTATGCAACTAGAATTTATGCAAGAGTCTAATTCTGATTTTTCTTTTACTGCTTATCAATTGATCTCTAATGATGGTGCATTGTTAGGTAAAACAATAGATTCTTCAAATTCAGGTAGCTTTAATTATTTTGATATGCTGAAAAAAAGAGCAACGTTAGGTTGTTCTACCGTAATTATTTCTAAGACACTCTTAAATGAGAGGCGTATGCCGAATATCAGAACAGGTCAAGATTATGCTTTTTGGTTAAGCATAATGAAGAGTGGTCACTCAGCGAACATATTGCCTGTTGTTCTAACTAAGTATCGCATTTCAAATAATTCTATATCTAGGAATAAGTTTAAAAAGGCGCTTAGACAATGGGAGATATATAGAGGTTTTGAAAAACTTGGAGTTATCAAGTCTCTGTTCTATTTTGTTTTTTATGCGTTTCACGCAGTATTTAGAAGAGCTTAACAATGTCTAGAATTCTTCCTGTTATTATGGCCGGCGGCTCAGGCACGCGTTTATGGCCATTATCACGCGGCAACTACCCAAAACAATTTTTAAAACTACATGGTGAAAATACCATGCTTCAAGAGACTATTTTAAGATTAAATGGCCTTGAACATACACCTGCAATGTTAATTTGTAACGAAGAACACCGTTTTATTGCTGCTGAGCAAGTTCGTCAATTAGGTGTGGCGCATAGTGGCATCTTTTTAGAACCTGTAGGCCGTAATACCGCCCCTGCTATTGCATTAGCTGCCTTTAAAGCAATTGAAAACAGTCAAGACGCATTATTGCTCGTTTTAGCTGCTGACCATGTAATTGAAAATCAAATAGCATTCCAAGAAAGCGTGAATAAAGCAAAATTGTTAGCGGACCAAGAAAAACTAGTGACTTTTGGTATCGTTGGTAACACCCCTGAAACGGGTTATGGCTATATTAAACGTGGCGCAGAAGTTGAGCACGGTTTTGTTGTTGATAGCTTTGTAGAAAAGCCGAATCTTGAGACGGCTCAAGAATATATTGCCAGTGGTGACTATTACTGGAATAGTGGCATGTTCTTATTCAAAGCAAGTCGTTATCTTGAAGAGCTAAAAGCATTTCGCTCAGATATTTATGAAGCGTGTGAAAAAGCAGTTCGAGTACAAAATAATGACATGGACTTTGTACGTGTAGATAAAGAAGCATTTGAAGCATGCCCAGATGAATCTATTGATTATGCAGTAATGGAACACACACAAGACGCAGTTGTGGTACCGATGGATGCAAACTGGAGTGATGTAGGTGGTTTTGCTGCGCTATGGGAAGTGTCTGAGCAAGATGAAAACGGCAATGCTTTTATCGGTGACGTTAAATCTGTTGATACAAAAAACACGTTAGTATTTGGTGAAGACAAGTTGGTTGCCACTGTAGGTGTAGAAGACCTAGTAATTGTTAATACTAAAGATGCTGTTTTAGTTGCGCACAAAGATGAGTCTCAAAAAGTAAAAGAAATAGTAAGCCAATTAAAAGCATTTAATCGTTCAGAGGTAACCTTTCATCGTGAAGTATATCGACCTTGGGGAAAGTACGACTCAGTTGATAATGGTGAGCGTTTCCAAGTTAAAAGAATTACGGTTAAGCCAGGTGCAAAACTATCCGTGCAAATGCACCACCACAGAGCAGAACATTGGATTGTAGTTTCTGGTACAGCAAAAGTGCAAATCGATGATACAGAGCAGTTCGTCACTGAAAATGAGTCAGTATATATTCCAATTACAGCAGTTCATGCGTTGGAAAACCCAGGAAAAGTAGATTTGGAGCTTATAGAAGTTCAATCAGGTTCTTATTTGGGAGAAGATGACATTGTAAGGTTTGAAGATAGGTATGGACGCGTAAAGGGATAAAAATGACTACAAAATCAATCATTGAAAAAAGTGGTATAGCTTTTGGAACCAGTGGCGCGAGAGGCCTTGTTGTAGACTTTACTGATGAGGTGACAGCTGCCTTTTCATATGCTTTCTTGAGTGTAATGAAGTTAAGCTATTCATTCGATTCGGTAGCGATCGGGATGGATAACCGGCCAAGCAGCTATGGAATGGTGCAAGCGTGTGCAGCGGCAGCAAAAATGTTAGGCCTCAAAGTGCTATATTTTGGTGTGTTGCCAACTCCCGCTCTTGCATATTCATCAATGCAAATGAAAATTCCTTGTATTATGGTAACTGGTAGTCATATACCTTTTGATAGGAATGGCCTAAAATTTTATAGACCTGATGGCGAAATAAGTAAAGCAGATGAAAAGGCTATAACGAGCAGTGACTTCCTCTTTCCCTCTGTGAGTAAAGGTGAGGTTCAACTGATTGAGAGTGACAAAGCTAAAACTGCTTATATTTCAAGGTATGTAGACTTCTTTGGCGAACGTGCCTTACATGGTAAGAAAATTGGTATTTATGAGCACTCTAGTGCTGGGCGCGATATTTATAGAGTATTATTTGAAAATATGGGGGCTACAGTCATTAGCCTAGGGCGGAGCGACGAATTTGTTCCTATTGATACTGAAGCTGTCTCTCAAGAAGATAAAGTTAAAGCTATTGAGTGGGCAAATGCTTATAAGTTTGACGCTATTTTCTCAACCGACGGAGATGGTGATCGACCATTGCTTGCTGATAAGCATGGTCAATGGTTGAGAGGCGATGAGCTAGGTTTACTTTGTAGTCAAATTTTAAAAGTTGATGCTTTGGCTGTGCCTGTGAGCTGTTCAACGGCAGTTGAACTATCTAAATGTGCTACTTCAGTGGTGAGAACTAAAATTGGTTCTCCTTATGTAATAGCTGAATTTGAAGAGTTACTTAAGCAGTATGATACTGTCGCTGGCTTTGAAGCTAACGGTGGTTATCTGTTAGCTACAGCCATAGAACACGATGGCAAGGTCTTAGAAGCCCTGCCAACACGAGATGCATTATTGCCTGTCTTAGCTGTACTTACTGCTAACTCTACTTTAGACGAGCTAGTTGAACGAACGCCAAAAAGAGTCGTAGCTAGTGATCGCCTTCAAAGTTATGAAAACTCAAAGGCTAAGAGTTTATTGAATAAGCTTATTGAGGAACCACAATTAATAGAAGCATTATTGGGCTTGCAAGTGATTAATATTGATCATACTGATGGAGGCCGATTTTCATTTAATAATAAAGAGGTTGTGCATTACCGTCCTTCAGGAAATGCGCCAGAGTTAAGGTGCTATGTAGAAGCCGATACTCCAGAGCGAGCTGAAGACCTACTTAAATCTGCACTTGAATTTGCCGCTCAACAGTAGCTCGTACTAGCTATATAAAATATAGCTAGTACACTTTATATGCTAGACTTACCGCTCTAGCTCTAGTTTGTATATTCAACACGGATAATGGAAATGTTTGTTGAACTCTGTTTTGTAACTTTTTTTTCGTTTACTACGCTTTTTTTGATGAGAAAAGTAGCTAAACGAATTGGTCTAGTGGATGTACCTTGTGAAAGAAAAGTTCATCAAGGCTCTATACCTTTAGCTGGCGGCATCTCTGTCTGTGTTTCAGTTTCTTACTTTTTATTGAACCGAGCGGATAGTTTTCCAAACCTTGCAGTTTTGTCAGTCAGCCTGATCCTGCTAACTGCTCTCGGTGCTTTAGATGATAAATACGATCTTAGTGTAAAAGTTAGAATTGCTTTCCAAGCATGCATTGCGGCAGCGATGATATATTTTACTCAGTACCAAATTTTTTCGCTGGGTAACCTATTTGGTTTTGGAGAAATTGAATTAGGAGCAATCGGCACAATTATGACTATAGTCGCTGTAATCGCAGCGATAAATGCATTTAATATGGTCGATGGTATAGACGGCTTACTAGGTGGACTTTCAATTGTTACTTTCGCTAGTCTTGCTTTATTAGGCGTTGTTTACGGCGATCGTCTTACTACTGCTATTTCTCTTATTTTTGTCTTTGCAATAATACCTTATGTGCTTATGAACTTGGGCTTGCTAGGAAGAGAGCGAAAAGTATTTATGGGCGATGCCGGTAGTATGATGATTGGCTTTGCCGTAGTTTGGTTATTGCTATCTGTTAGTCAAACGGCTGGATCCGCTTCAGAGTCTGTTCGTCCAATAACAGCTATATGGTTAATTGCTATCCCCCTAATGGACATGACAGCGATTATGATCCGTAGGATCAGGCGTGGAGACTCTCCCTTTAAGCCGGATAGAGAGCACCTTCATCATATCTTCCAAAAGCTAGGTTTTACATCTATCCAAACGCTAGCAGTTATAGTGACCATATCAGCTATATTGGCGCTAATTGGTATAGGTGGCGAGCTACTCAATATACCCGAGTATGTAATGTTTTATGCTTTTGTTCTGCTCTTTATTGGATATCACCAAGTGCTGAGTAAGATTTCTGCCGTGAGTTTGTTCATCAATAATACTTTTGGCACTCAACTTAATGTGGAAAATGTGAAAGCGTAAAGAAAAGCTGATACTGTAAAGCCAAAGTCTAACATTTATAACAATTTTAAGTAGATAAAATGCGCAATAAAACTTATTACTCTTTGCCTATATTGGCCATGTCTGCTGTTTGTTCAGCAACTGAGCAACCAAGTTATATGTCCTATGCAGGCTATACTGGCCTTTTCAATACGCCAAATGCTGAAGTTTTGGAAAAAGGCGTGATTGATATTGGCTATAACAACCAGCTTGATGTCCGAGGTCAAGCGTATGTCGATGGTCATAACTATATCTTCTCTGCAGGTGTGTTTGATGGCCTTGAAGTTAGCGGTGTGATTGCGTCAAACACTATGCATGACAATATGTTTGCAGAGGGTAGAGGCCAGCTTCGAGATCTATCGTTTAACTTAAAATATCAAATCCCCTATATTCCTAAAGAGTGGTTTAATCTTGCTATCGGCGGTAAAGACTTAGGTGGAGCGGCAAATAACTATGAAACCTATTATTTAGCAGGTTCTCGTGAATGGAATGACTTTAGGTTTTCAGCTGGTTTTGCAGTAAGCGATCGCGCAACCGGGCAAATGGATGGTGCTTTTGCTGGTATTGAATGGCAACCATTAGATTGGTTTGCATTGCAGGTTGAGCATGATGCGGATGCAGTGAATGCGGGTTTACGTTTAACTGTACCTAAAGAGTGGATTTACGATGTAGGTACACTCACGTTAACCAGCAAGTTTTACAGTAATACTGATCATGCAGAAAAGGATACCTTTTGGGGAATAAACTTTTCTATGCCGCTTTTTGAGCAGGCTAAGTTAAATGATCCAACAGAAGCTGCACCAGCGCCGATTTTAGATAACCATAAAAAGCGTGAAGCTGCATTTGAAGCGCACTATCAACAGCAACGAGAGTTGGCTCAAAAGCCGCTAGAAGAAGCTAAGCAAGAAGTAACTGAGCGTGATGAATACAGAAAGTCACTTACGCTACAAACTCGTGAGCTTAAAAATGCACTAATCGACGATGGCTTAGAGGCGATTAGTGTGGGCTTTAATCGTGATCCGCATATTGTTGTAAGTTTTGAGAACTATGTATTTAATCGTAATGATATAGACGCTATTGGTCTTGTGCTTGGCCGTATTGCTGAACATATAGATGAGCCTGAGGCTAAATATACGATTCAGTTATTAAACCGTGGTATTCCAATGCTTTCTGTGCGTGGTGATATCGATAATTACCGTGAGTTTATCAATACCAGCAGTACGCCAGATATGGATATTCGTCGCGGTGAAATGGATCCGATTGGCAGTGTCTCTTGGGTGGGAATGCCTAAAGCCAACAGTCCTTACTTTAGACCACGTGTAACAGTAGGGCCTTCGCTCGATTCACACTTCGCGACAGAGATAGGTGTTTATGACTTTTCACTCGCAATTAAAGCCGATGTGGATGTGCCGATGTGGTATGGCGGTGGTATAAGCGTCAGTGCTGAAACCGAAGTTGCCAAAACAGATGACTACGAAACAGGCAAAGCATTTGGCCGCTTTGCAAAAGACAGTGGTGTTACGCAAGCGACAATCTATCAAACGTTAGATTTACCGTATGGAATTTATAACCAAACCCATATTGGTTTCTTTAAAGAGTTTAATGACTATACAGGTATCAAAAACGAAACGACTTGGCTTA
This portion of the Pseudoalteromonas sp. GCY genome encodes:
- the wecA gene encoding UDP-N-acetylglucosamine--undecaprenyl-phosphate N-acetylglucosaminephosphotransferase, whose product is MFVELCFVTFFSFTTLFLMRKVAKRIGLVDVPCERKVHQGSIPLAGGISVCVSVSYFLLNRADSFPNLAVLSVSLILLTALGALDDKYDLSVKVRIAFQACIAAAMIYFTQYQIFSLGNLFGFGEIELGAIGTIMTIVAVIAAINAFNMVDGIDGLLGGLSIVTFASLALLGVVYGDRLTTAISLIFVFAIIPYVLMNLGLLGRERKVFMGDAGSMMIGFAVVWLLLSVSQTAGSASESVRPITAIWLIAIPLMDMTAIMIRRIRRGDSPFKPDREHLHHIFQKLGFTSIQTLAVIVTISAILALIGIGGELLNIPEYVMFYAFVLLFIGYHQVLSKISAVSLFINNTFGTQLNVENVKA
- a CDS encoding glycosyltransferase family 2 protein, whose translation is MGDILKVSIITATYNSQEYISKTYESIKKQTYKDWEWIVTDDCSSDDTYSILSSIADNDIRVKLFVNKVNSGAAIARNNSLDFASGEFVAFIDSDDLWEPEKLSMQLEFMQESNSDFSFTAYQLISNDGALLGKTIDSSNSGSFNYFDMLKKRATLGCSTVIISKTLLNERRMPNIRTGQDYAFWLSIMKSGHSANILPVVLTKYRISNNSISRNKFKKALRQWEIYRGFEKLGVIKSLFYFVFYAFHAVFRRA
- a CDS encoding glycosyltransferase; translated protein: MKKIAIVDPSSYALPYDYHFVKSLSGSYIIDFYCSETKFNNDYIKKIKNINNVRVKKYSISNVGRVFGVASLFRMYLSIFLSRNDYASINIQWSVFRVFDLLFYFLIRNSLVFTFHNAKPHNLKRKRSIFDFFIFKLSKKIVFVSKYTMDEFLNIHSIKQRDVFLLNHGCMPLVGNEHALGNIVSSDTTGGVKAVFWGNVKEYKGVDFLVDSLERLKENKLDLEVYGKFDLDMKKYYEKLILNGCISVDDYLSLEDVANILNRPSVLVVLPYKNASQSGVMYNLLAHGVPFVSSRTGEAYRFLSENRLHGLTFEYGDTDSLIRAFLYFVDNRPAILERLKCVKQDLDWTYDTKVLAEIFG
- a CDS encoding phosphomannomutase, translating into MTTKSIIEKSGIAFGTSGARGLVVDFTDEVTAAFSYAFLSVMKLSYSFDSVAIGMDNRPSSYGMVQACAAAAKMLGLKVLYFGVLPTPALAYSSMQMKIPCIMVTGSHIPFDRNGLKFYRPDGEISKADEKAITSSDFLFPSVSKGEVQLIESDKAKTAYISRYVDFFGERALHGKKIGIYEHSSAGRDIYRVLFENMGATVISLGRSDEFVPIDTEAVSQEDKVKAIEWANAYKFDAIFSTDGDGDRPLLADKHGQWLRGDELGLLCSQILKVDALAVPVSCSTAVELSKCATSVVRTKIGSPYVIAEFEELLKQYDTVAGFEANGGYLLATAIEHDGKVLEALPTRDALLPVLAVLTANSTLDELVERTPKRVVASDRLQSYENSKAKSLLNKLIEEPQLIEALLGLQVINIDHTDGGRFSFNNKEVVHYRPSGNAPELRCYVEADTPERAEDLLKSALEFAAQQ
- a CDS encoding YjbH domain-containing protein, with protein sequence MRNKTYYSLPILAMSAVCSATEQPSYMSYAGYTGLFNTPNAEVLEKGVIDIGYNNQLDVRGQAYVDGHNYIFSAGVFDGLEVSGVIASNTMHDNMFAEGRGQLRDLSFNLKYQIPYIPKEWFNLAIGGKDLGGAANNYETYYLAGSREWNDFRFSAGFAVSDRATGQMDGAFAGIEWQPLDWFALQVEHDADAVNAGLRLTVPKEWIYDVGTLTLTSKFYSNTDHAEKDTFWGINFSMPLFEQAKLNDPTEAAPAPILDNHKKREAAFEAHYQQQRELAQKPLEEAKQEVTERDEYRKSLTLQTRELKNALIDDGLEAISVGFNRDPHIVVSFENYVFNRNDIDAIGLVLGRIAEHIDEPEAKYTIQLLNRGIPMLSVRGDIDNYREFINTSSTPDMDIRRGEMDPIGSVSWVGMPKANSPYFRPRVTVGPSLDSHFATEIGVYDFSLAIKADVDVPMWYGGGISVSAETEVAKTDDYETGKAFGRFAKDSGVTQATIYQTLDLPYGIYNQTHIGFFKEFNDYTGIKNETTWLSENGRHQLNAEIGYLEYDDYDLDRDYQTLSYRYNWVEQDVSFHATAGRFFYEDSGVKLETRFWFGDSYISIFAQDTDVQVAGIAFSIPLTPRKDMAPIRYGQIKGNEAWRHEVSTRIGESTNALVIGRGHSVKTPVNLDKTFLNQGRLSSSYIYSNLARLREAYLTYR
- a CDS encoding mannose-1-phosphate guanylyltransferase/mannose-6-phosphate isomerase translates to MSRILPVIMAGGSGTRLWPLSRGNYPKQFLKLHGENTMLQETILRLNGLEHTPAMLICNEEHRFIAAEQVRQLGVAHSGIFLEPVGRNTAPAIALAAFKAIENSQDALLLVLAADHVIENQIAFQESVNKAKLLADQEKLVTFGIVGNTPETGYGYIKRGAEVEHGFVVDSFVEKPNLETAQEYIASGDYYWNSGMFLFKASRYLEELKAFRSDIYEACEKAVRVQNNDMDFVRVDKEAFEACPDESIDYAVMEHTQDAVVVPMDANWSDVGGFAALWEVSEQDENGNAFIGDVKSVDTKNTLVFGEDKLVATVGVEDLVIVNTKDAVLVAHKDESQKVKEIVSQLKAFNRSEVTFHREVYRPWGKYDSVDNGERFQVKRITVKPGAKLSVQMHHHRAEHWIVVSGTAKVQIDDTEQFVTENESVYIPITAVHALENPGKVDLELIEVQSGSYLGEDDIVRFEDRYGRVKG